Proteins encoded together in one Hevea brasiliensis isolate MT/VB/25A 57/8 chromosome 16, ASM3005281v1, whole genome shotgun sequence window:
- the LOC110650030 gene encoding uncharacterized protein LOC110650030, producing the protein MADQEEEDLRMALRMSMQNSPPEPKRSKPRDAASAPVVSPEESRRLQRELMAAAAEKRMRAAKIASPSKAIDRSPCKSTDVAKKDKDLGPKGGNMGKELSSDEANQLFSMVFGSVVSKDILAQWSNQGIRFSLDPETSMGLVQHEGGPCGVLATIQAFVLKYFLFFPDELGKVVPNIPQNLDSGRLTKGRYVASNNFSSLSEDAKARALVRSMGEILFLCGSDKRLVIANLNGICCDIEGLAKDETIAKALENLSIESASDLHKILRIETYTSQASAMQRLQVMIPVFQSRMGALLFLISALLSRGLDCVQADRDDPSLPLVTAPFGHASQEIVNLLLCGQAVPNVFDGRMDLGGGMCLKGISTSVEVGFLTLLESLNFCKVGQHLKCPKWPIWVVGSESHYTVLFALDTTVQDENELEERESQIRKAFDAQDQSGGGGFISVEGFQQVLRETSIRLPPEKLDHLCGTGFIVWSEFWQVILDLDKSLGGLKDSSGLMGKKVFDLYHFNGIAKSDLNGSHMALGGETPVQRPRLTKLRVSVPPRWTPEEFMADVVVSSGSGGNESSGKDTEVTKPEPAQHAPLVDCIRTRWARAVCNWVGDPPSIV; encoded by the exons ATGGCGGATCAAGAGGAAGAGGACCTGAGAATGGCTCTAAGAATGAGTATGCAAAACTCACCTCCAGAACCTAAGCGTAGCAAGCCAAGGGACGCTGCCAGTGCTCCTGTGGTTTCGCCGGAAGAGTCCCGGCGGCTCCAGCGAGAGCTCATGGCCGCGGCAGCTGAGAAGCGGATGCGCGCAGCAAAAATCGCCTCGCCATCGAAAGCCATAGATAGAAGCCCCTGTAAAAGCACAGATGTTGCTAAAAAAGATAAGGATTTAGGCCCCAAGGGGGGCAACATGGGAAAAGAATTATCCAGCGATGAGGCAAATCAGTTGTTCTCAATGGTGTTTGGGAGTGTCGTTTCGAAAGACATTCTAGCACAATGGAGTAATCAGGGCATAAG GTTTAGCCTTGATCCAGAAACATCTATGGGCCTAGTGCAGCATGAAGGTGGGCCCTGTGGCGTCTTAGCAACCATACAA GCATTTGTTCTcaagtattttcttttctttcctgatGAATTGGGCAAAGTTGTACCAAACATACCTCAGAATTTGGATTCAGGAAGACTTACTAAAGGTCGATATGTTGCATCAAATAATTTTAGTTCTCTAAGTGAAGATGCAAAAGCAAG AGCCCTGGTCAGAAGTATGGGTGAAATATTGTTTCTATGTGGAAGTGATAAGAGGCTTGTGATTGCTAATTTGAATGGTATTTGCTGTGATATTGAGGGCTTGGCTAAGGATGAG ACCATTGCAAAAGCGCTTGAGAATCTTTCGATTGAGTCAGCATCTGATTTGCATAAAATTCTAAGAATTGAAACATACACATCACAAGCAAGTGCGATGCAGAGGCTGCAAGTGATGATTCCCGTCTTCCAATCTCGTATGGGGGCACTGCTATTCCTTATATCTGCATTGCTATCTAGAGGATTG GATTGTGTTCAAGCTGACAGGGATGATCCAAGCCTTCCTCTGGTCACTGCACCTTTTGGGCATGCCTCTCAG GAAATAGTGAATCTACTGCTCTGTGGGCAGGCTGTCCCTAATGTGTTTGATGGTAGAATGGATTTAGGTGGTGGCATGTGTCTAAAGGGCATATCCACAAGTGTGGAAGTTGGATTTCTTACTCTATTGGAATCCCTCAATTTCTGCAAGGTTGGTCAACATCTAAAATGCCCTAAATGGCCAATATGGGTTGTTGGAAGCGAGTCCCACTATACAGTTCTATTTGCTCTTGATACTACTGTTCAAGATGAGAATGAGCTGGAAGAAAGGGAGTCTCAGATTCGGAAAGCTTTTGATGCACAAGACCAGAGTGGTGGGGGTGGCTTTATTAGTGTGGAAGGCTTCCAGCAAGTCCTTAGGGAAACCAGCATCAGACTTCCTCCTGAGAAACTTGATCACCTTTGTGGTACAGGCTTTATTGTATGGAGTGAGTTCTGGCAGGTCATTTTGGATTTGGATAAGAGTTTGGGAGGCCTAAAGGATTCAAGTGGATTGATGGGTAAAAAGGTGTTTGATCTTTACCATTTTAATGGTATTGCAAAATCTGATTTAAACGGCAGCCATATGGCCTTAGGAGGTGAGACGCCAGTCCAAAGACCTAGGCTTACAAAGCTCAGGGTTTCAGTTCCACCTAGGTGGACTCCTGAGGAATTCATGGCAGATGTGGTAGTGTCCTCTGGTTCTGGGGGAAATGAATCAAGTGGCAAAGATACTGAAGTGACAAAACCTGAGCCTGCTCAACATGCACCTTTGGTAGACTGCATAAGAACACGTTGGGCACGTGCTGTTTGCAATTGGGTGGGGGATCCTCCCAGCATAGTCTGA
- the LOC110650031 gene encoding cytochrome b-c1 complex subunit 6-1, mitochondrial isoform X1, translated as MSMHLVCTRLVNVLMRSSFEDEEPVDQKKYLEESCKPKCVKPLLEYEACVKRIKVDESGHKHCTGQYFDYWSCVDKCVAPKLFSKLK; from the exons ATGTCTATGCATCTAGTATGTACTCGCCTTGTTAATGTTTTGATGAGATCATCCTTCGAAG ACGAGGAACCTGTTGATCAAAAGAAGTATCTTGAGGAATCTTGCAAGCCTAAATGTGTGAAGCCCCTACTTGAATATGAG GCATGTGTTAAGAGGATTAAAGTTGACGAATCTGGGCACAAGCACTGCACAGGACAGTACTTTGATTATTGGTCTTGTGTTGATAAATGT GTTGCACCAAAATTATTCTCAAAACTGAAGTAA
- the LOC110650031 gene encoding cytochrome b-c1 complex subunit 6-1, mitochondrial isoform X2, which translates to MADEEPVDQKKYLEESCKPKCVKPLLEYEACVKRIKVDESGHKHCTGQYFDYWSCVDKCVAPKLFSKLK; encoded by the exons AT ggCAGACGAGGAACCTGTTGATCAAAAGAAGTATCTTGAGGAATCTTGCAAGCCTAAATGTGTGAAGCCCCTACTTGAATATGAG GCATGTGTTAAGAGGATTAAAGTTGACGAATCTGGGCACAAGCACTGCACAGGACAGTACTTTGATTATTGGTCTTGTGTTGATAAATGT GTTGCACCAAAATTATTCTCAAAACTGAAGTAA
- the LOC110650027 gene encoding uncharacterized protein LOC110650027, which yields MEGNLSQGSMIPGGTPFGGLDLQGSMRVHQQAQHQHAVHHQQLPLHQQGFHEGFPLTMGAGHNSDQTISMTDYNKGDEGKNSASDVDEPSYTEDGADGHNDASKGKKGSPWQRVKWTDKMVRLLITAVSYIGEDAASDCGGSMRRKFSVLQKKGKWKSISKVMDERGHRVSPQQCEDKFNDLNKRYKKLNDMLGRGTSCQVVENPALLDVIDYLTEKEKEDVRKILSSKHLFYEEMCSYHNGNRLHLPHDPALQRSLHLALGSKDDHDNDDVRRQQHDDLDEDDQEVETDDHDELEENQPSPGDGRGMYGVLGGSVKRLRQGQGLEDVYFGNSSQDGNKGSYSRLQIPQVDMNQVSSESIRAACLQKQWMESCMLQLEEQNVQLQHEMLELEKQRFKWQRFSKKRDNELEKLRMENERMKLENERMALELKRKEMGIDFN from the coding sequence ATGGAAGGGAATTTATCTCAAGGAAGTATGATTCCTGGTGGGACTCCTTTTGGAGGCCTTGACTTGCAAGGATCCATGAGAGTTCATCAGCAAGCACAACACCAACATGCTGTACACCATCAGCAGCTTCCTCTTCATCAACAAGGGTTTCATGAGGGTTTTCCTCTTACGATGGGAGCTGGGCACAACTCTGATCAAACCATTTCCATGACCGATTACAATAAGGGAGATGAGGGGAAAAATTCAGCAAGTGATGTGGATGAGCCAAGCTATACTGAAGATGGTGCTGATGGTCATAATGATGCAAGTAAAGGGAAAAAGGGGTCACCATGGCAGCGTGTTAAGTGGACTGATAAAATGGTGAGGCTGTTGATAACTGCTGTGTCTTACATAGGAGAGGATGCAGCTTCAGATTGTGGTGGTAGTATGAGAAGGAAATTTTCTGTTTTACAGAAAAAGGGCAAATGGAAATCAATTTCAAAGGTCATGGATGAAAGGGGTCACCGTGTTTCACCCCAGCAGTGTGAGGATAAATTCAATGACCTTAACAAAAGGTACAAAAAGCTAAACGACATGCTTGGGAGGGGCACTTCTTGCCAAGTTGTGGAGAATCCAGCGCTACTGGATGTTATAGATTATTTaacagagaaagagaaagaggatGTTAGGAAAATATTAAGCTCGAAGCATCTCTTCTATGAGGAGATGTGTTCATATCATAATGGAAACAGATTGCATCTGCCTCATGATCCAGCCTTACAGCGTTCCTTACATTTGGCTCTTGGAAGTAAAGATGATCATGATAATGATGATGTGAGAAGGCAACAACATGATGATCTTGATGAAGATGATCAAGAAGTGGAAACTGATGATCATGATGAACTAGAGGAGAATCAACCTTCACCTGGGGATGGCAGGGGAATGTATGGGGTCTTAGGGGGCTCTGTAAAAAGGTTGAGACAAGGCCAGGGCCTTGAAGATGTTTATTTTGGGAATTCATCTCAGGATGGTAATAAAGGTTCTTATTCTCGTTTGCAAATTCCCCAAGTTGATATGAATCAAGTTTCatctgaaagtataagagcagctTGCTTACAGAAGCAATGGATGGAATCTTGCATGCTTCAGTTAGAAGAGCAGAATGTACAACTTCAACATGAGATGTTGGAATTAGAAAAACAGCGATTCAAGTGGCAAAGATTTAGCAAGAAAAGAGATAATGAACTAGAAAAGTTGAGGATGGAAAATGAGAGGATGAAGCTTGAGAATGAGCGAATGGCATTGGAGTTGAAGCGAAAAGAAATGGGTATTGATTTTAATTAG